The following DNA comes from Borreliella burgdorferi B31.
ACTGAAGTTTTTAGATCAGCCATCACCCCTTTAAAAGCGTATGTGCCAAGCCCAGAGATAGATATTACTAGCATTGCTACAATGCTGCCAATAATATTTATTTGTTTTTTTACTCTTGTCATATAATTCCTTTATTTTTTTAAATTTTTAAAAAAACCATATTTTACTTATTTTTTAAAAAATAAATAAAATATGGTCTAGCTAGACTGGATTAAAAATCCAAGTGTTATCCAACAATGTCAAAACTATTACATTATTAGGTATTTCGTAATTGTATAACGTTTTTGCTAAAAATCAAAAAACCAAAAATTTTTTGGATTTTTTTAAGACAAAAAACACGAATTGATATATACTTTACGTGCATGGAGAGGCTTATTTTTTAGGAAATGCGTCTTAAAAAAAAATTTTAAAGGAAAATAAAGTTTAAGTCGCGCTGCATGCAGCGCGACTTAAGCCTCGGACACAAAATAAAGTTTATGTGTAAGAGGATATGTAAACATATATGAATAAAATATTATTAAATAATGCTAGACTTAGTAAAGTGTTATTACATGAATTGCTTACCAAATTGGTAGCTTTAAACAGTAAAAAAGAACACTGTCCTAACACGATTAAAGTGTCTCAAGTTGAATCACTGATCAAAAAAATGAGATCAAACCAATACGATAGGCTTTTAAAGGTTTATTGGGTGATTGATGTCAAAAATCAAAATTACAAAAACTCTTGTGGAGTTGATCGTTATTCGGCGTGCGATATTTATAGACTGGTTGCTGATCTGCTCAAAAAAGATGGCAAAAAGGTTGTTAGTGTGCGCACTGTGCAGCGGGATCTTAAACTGCTTAACGAAATTGGCTTGATTAAAACTAAGTTAAGAAAGTTCGGTAATAAGGACAACAAAGGAAAAGGAAGCATTGCTCATTATATACAAAATACTGAGCTTGTAGCTTATCATAAGGAAATAATTTGGGAACATCTTGTTCAATTACTTTATGAAAAGCTTGAGAATAAAAAAATAGTTGGTGATTTTGACGAAGACATCAAAAATGCGGTGTTTAATGTTTCTAAGACTGCTAAATTTTATAATGCTAACAATCCATTAAAGGATCTTTCCGATACGTCCAATGGGGCCTCTAATTTCTCTAACAATTTTTCAGATAAATTTTCTAGACATTCAGAAAGATTATCTGAAAATATTTTTTTGAAATCTTCATGCGACACTGTCTTAACTAATCAGGATGTTGACAGTCGCACCACAATGTCGCGCCACTCGCCACCGGCTGTATTTAATAAAGCTAATATAAGCTATAGTAATTATAAGAATTCAAAGAATTCTTTATGTAATTCAAAAATTCAAAAAAACAATATTAATTTTGAAAAAAAAGATATTGAGACTAAATTGATCGAAAGGAATATCCCAAAGGATTTTCTTAGTCGCATAAAAGATCTTAGCAATAATCCTACAACTTACAAAAATGCACTGTATAATCTGGATAAGGCCTTAGACGAGCACAATGAGAGTAATTTGAAGTATGTGCTTGAACACTTTTTGGATCAGTTTTCTATTTATCGATATAAAGTTTGGATGATGATGAAGCGTAGGGATGGGGTTATTAGCGATTATGAGGTCATTTGGAAGGAAAGGTTTGGGGAGTTTGTTAAGAAAAAAGTTGAGCTTAATGATTATGTGAAAAAAGTGCTTTCAATGGAGGCTAGAGAAAGAGAACAGCGTAGTAGAGAGCGTTTGGAGAGGATTAATGGTCAATCGCAAGCACAAGTGCAAACGCAAACAGGAGAATTGTCAAATAATCAGGAGCAAGATAGCGTAAATACGCCGCCGGAGAGAATTTACTTAGGGGAGAATAGAAATAACATCTATGGAAGAAGTAACATCGTTAAGGATTCCTTGGGCTTTAAGACAATTAAAGGAATTACTCTTGAAAGCCTTGGAATTGATAAAAAAGCAATTTAAGCCTAGGTGGCTTTAGGAGGTAAAATGAGAATAAGAATGAAACATTTAGTAAGAAGGCTTTACTTAAGAAGGGACAAGATTTGGCATGTTTACAGAAGTACGGAAATTCAAAACAA
Coding sequences within:
- a CDS encoding plasmid maintenance protein — protein: MNKILLNNARLSKVLLHELLTKLVALNSKKEHCPNTIKVSQVESLIKKMRSNQYDRLLKVYWVIDVKNQNYKNSCGVDRYSACDIYRLVADLLKKDGKKVVSVRTVQRDLKLLNEIGLIKTKLRKFGNKDNKGKGSIAHYIQNTELVAYHKEIIWEHLVQLLYEKLENKKIVGDFDEDIKNAVFNVSKTAKFYNANNPLKDLSDTSNGASNFSNNFSDKFSRHSERLSENIFLKSSCDTVLTNQDVDSRTTMSRHSPPAVFNKANISYSNYKNSKNSLCNSKIQKNNINFEKKDIETKLIERNIPKDFLSRIKDLSNNPTTYKNALYNLDKALDEHNESNLKYVLEHFLDQFSIYRYKVWMMMKRRDGVISDYEVIWKERFGEFVKKKVELNDYVKKVLSMEAREREQRSRERLERINGQSQAQVQTQTGELSNNQEQDSVNTPPERIYLGENRNNIYGRSNIVKDSLGFKTIKGITLESLGIDKKAI